CCAAAGGAACATAAACACCCCCAAAAGAAAATATGGGAAGTGCTGAACAGAAATCAAAACAAACAAACCGATCACATGAATATAAGGTATTTCCCACATAAAGCTCGGCAACAGAACTTTGTATGAGAGGGCACACACAAAAACAACTGTCGAAAAAAGGACTATCCGAGCGGCATTTTCAGGCATGAACCGCGAGAGCCAGGCAACGGACACTTTCGAAACATGCACGGTATAGTTCAAGACCAATGTATACGCCAACAGTGAAAACAGGAACCAGGCGTGATACATCCAGAACATTTTGAAATCCTTGCTGGAATCCGCCTCACTGTAATAAGTCGCCATCCATTCCGCCGTAAAAGGAGCCAACAGAATTACGCATACCAGTGCGGGAACTGTCAGCATTACCAACCGTCCTTTCAGAAAAGGCAAAGTCCCCTTACGCTCGATTACGGCCACTGAAAAGTATCCTGATATCAGAAAAAAACAGGCCATCCGAAATGCACCGGAAGCATCCCGAACAAAGTCATAATCACCCGCACCTGCATCGGCGTGAGCCGAACGATAAAACACGCCAACAAACAGCGCGAACGCCCTGAGAAAATCCAAATGATATAGTCGACGGTCCATGCCCACCCCCTTTGGCTGCAGAATATAAAAAGTCCGTTGCAAATTTCAGGCCGTCGCTCTCGACCCTATTACACGCTATGTTATTAAATTAATGGCGCATGCGGCCAATGGAACAGGCGGTTACGGAGAACAGATCCACCGAATATGGCACGAAATACTACACAATCATAATCCCGTCACGGTGGAGAAGCCTTAAGGGATGCGCCTTTACGGTTCAGGAAGGGAAATCGGGCCTTACTGTCAGAATACCGTCAAAAGTCACTGAAACAAATTAGTGCCTCGAACGCCAACAAATTTCAGAAAACTTCGGCAACTTCGATCCCCCGCTCGGTATCAGCGCCCGCGTCACTTCAGAGAGCTCCGCGTAAACCTTCCAAGTCACAGGGTCCCACGACAGGCGGCCAGGAAAATTGACCAGTAGTCTTCAGCAGAAAGCGGTAGCGGGTTACTCGTTGCAGACGGATCTGCCGCAGCCATCTGCGCAACCTGATCAGCATCCTCTTCGCCAATACCAATTTCCGCCAGTGAGTGGGGAATACCCAACTCCCGGCGCAGCAACAGCACCCATTCCAATACGCCGCTGAAGCCCGAGGCAGGCAACGCCAGATAGCGCGATAGCCGACTCATGGGCTCTTCGATAGCAGCCCGGTTCGCGGTCAGTACATAGGGCATCAGAACCGCATTCAGCAGACCGTGGTGTTTGTCGTAACGGGCGCCGAGCGGATGGGCCAGCGCGTGCATCGCACCAAGCCCGCGTTGAAATGCAGTGGCACCCATGCTGGAAGCCACCAGCATCTGCATACGCGCCTCCAGGTCCGAGCCGTCCGTCACCGCGCGAGGCAGGTACACATTGATCAGACGCATAGCTTCAAGCGCAATTCCCTCCGCCATGGGATGAAAATTTTTCGCACAGAAAGCCTCGAGGTTGTGCGACAGCGCATCCATACCGGTGGCGGCAGTGATTGGGGCGGGGAGCCCCAGGGTAAGCTCCGGGTCGAGCAATACGATTTCCGGGAGCATCTGTGGGTGAAAAATAATTTTTTTCAATTTGGCACGTTCATCGGTAATCACTGACGAGCGCCCCACCTCCGAGCCGGTACCTGCGGTGGTGGGAATCGCAATAACCGGCATCATTCCGTGGGTATTCACTTTGAGGTAGTTGTCGCCGACATCTTCAAACTCCCAGATGGGGTGGGTCTGCCCCACCATCAGTGCAATGGCCTTGCCCGCATCCAGTGCGGAGCCACCGCCCAGTGCAATAACCCCGTCGCAACCGTGGACCCTGAACGCGGCGACTCCGGCATGCACATTCGCGCCGGTGGGATTGCCCTTGATCTC
This is a stretch of genomic DNA from Microbulbifer bruguierae. It encodes these proteins:
- a CDS encoding iron-containing alcohol dehydrogenase translates to MTDQSYFTHWNYPTAMRVGAGRISELPQLCRELGMATPLLVTDPGLVSLPMVQSIVEDCLVAGLPLAVFSEIKGNPTGANVHAGVAAFRVHGCDGVIALGGGSALDAGKAIALMVGQTHPIWEFEDVGDNYLKVNTHGMMPVIAIPTTAGTGSEVGRSSVITDERAKLKKIIFHPQMLPEIVLLDPELTLGLPAPITAATGMDALSHNLEAFCAKNFHPMAEGIALEAMRLINVYLPRAVTDGSDLEARMQMLVASSMGATAFQRGLGAMHALAHPLGARYDKHHGLLNAVLMPYVLTANRAAIEEPMSRLSRYLALPASGFSGVLEWVLLLRRELGIPHSLAEIGIGEEDADQVAQMAAADPSATSNPLPLSAEDYWSIFLAACRGTL
- a CDS encoding acyltransferase family protein, which translates into the protein MDRRLYHLDFLRAFALFVGVFYRSAHADAGAGDYDFVRDASGAFRMACFFLISGYFSVAVIERKGTLPFLKGRLVMLTVPALVCVILLAPFTAEWMATYYSEADSSKDFKMFWMYHAWFLFSLLAYTLVLNYTVHVSKVSVAWLSRFMPENAARIVLFSTVVFVCALSYKVLLPSFMWEIPYIHVIGLFVLISVQHFPYFLLGVFMFLWQDVYERFNSGYIRWGLVALVCIGGSVALSLLTDYYQGRGVELHFLEFFATIYEYLLAILLSIFFCAFGARFLDKDFWIVRAMAQSAYTVYVVHFIIVAFLLFALQKIGIPMDARMLLSAVGACLGGMLFHFVVVKRFKIASLLFNGKLNYGAGAAGSPVTAGSTKV